A segment of the Streptomyces sp. NBC_01235 genome:
TGGGATGCCGCGGCCCCGGCGGGAATTCCGGGGTCGCGCACATGGTCGACCGGGGTCAGTTGATCTCCCAGCCCTCTCGGTAGGGCGCCCACACCGTCATGTTCCTCTTGTTGGTCACCGAGCAGTCGCCGTGCAGGGTGGCCGTGTAACCCTGGATGTTCTCCTTCATGATTCCGTAGTCGCCGGTCACGGTGGAGTGGGCCTTCACCTTGCCGCTGGTCCCCACGTTCAGTGACGACGTCCAGCTCTTCGCGGCATTGACGTTGACTTCGGCTTTGATTTGCCCGAGCCACCTCACCTTGAGCTCTTTGCTGATGGTGAGGGAGGCGCCGATGGTCGTGGTTCCCGACCGCTGCGAGGTGAAGCTGTAATCGATCGCGTAGGACTTGTTGTTCGTGACGTACGTCGAATACTTGACGGACATCGTGTTCTTCACGTTCTTCGTGATGTGGACGAAGTCCCCGGTCACGCTGCAGTGGCTGCCTGACGAGGATTGGGGCTCCTTGAGCGTCGGGCCGTCGACTTCGCCGGTGATCGGACGGTCCTCGTCCAGCGGCTTGTCGCTCTCCACCCCGGTCACCGGCGCCGTCGAGTCGGCGGCCGGCGGTTGCGCATCGAGGTCTCCCGCGAGTGCCGGTGTCGCACTTCCCATGAGCAGCAGACCGGTCATGACTGCTGCAGCATGCATCTTCAACACATGTACCCCCTGAATGGGCGGCCCCCGGTGAGGGCTGCCGTGGCATGAGCATTACAGCAGGCAACGCCGAACAACAGGCAATTGAGCAGATCTTGAGGTGTACGGACCAATTGATTCGCCGGACCCTCGCCAAGGAGGTGAAGCGGGTATCCGGAGTCGTGCGATGCATGAATGCCACCGGCTCGATCGCGCGGTTTATGCGCCCGCTCCCGGCTTTGCCGTGTCCGGTGCCACGAACTCGGCGTTGCCGTGTCCGGTGCCACGAACTCGGCGATCTCCATCCGTCGGCCGTCGACGAGTCGGGGGGCCGCGCGGAGCGGTGCGCGGGCCGGAGTGGAGCGCGGGCGCGGGCCGGTGCGGCAGGTGTCCCTGCCGATCGCGCCCTCGTCGGCCGCCAAGTCGGCACCTGGCCCGAAAGGTGCCCCTTCATCACCTTGTGTCACTCACCCGTAACCCCGGGGCCGCACTTGTAACCCAACCCCGGCACGAATCGATAACGGCCGCGAGAAACCCCGTTCCCCTCCCCTTCTACGCGCGTTACTGTGCGCCGGAATCGCCACCGGGAACGGCTCGTCGGGGAAGCCCTCACGGAACGGCGCCACCAAGGGGAAAGCGGGCCGGTCACGGCGCCGTGGGGATGAAGGGGTGCTTGCTATGCGTTTCATGTCTCGGAGGACCAGATTCTCCCGGGCCGCGGTGACCGTCGCGGTCGTCGCGCTCGCCGCCGCCGGCTGCGGCAAGTCCAGCACCGACTCCAAGTCGAGCGACTCGGAATCCAGCAGCGGCACATACTCGGGCAAGGGCATCGGCCTCGCGTACGACATCGGCGGCAAGGGCGACCAGTCGTTCAACGACGCCGCCTACGCCGGTTTCCAGAAGGCCGAGAAGGAGTTCAAGCTCGGCGGCCAGGACATCGAGCCGCAGGACGGCGAGTCCGACGCGGACAAGGTGCAGCGCCTCACCCAGCTCGCCCAGGCCGGCTACAACCCGGTGATCGGCGTCGGCTTCGCCTACGCGCCGGCCGTCAAGGAGGTCGCCGCCAAGTTCCCGAAGATCACCTTCGGGATCATCGACGACGAGCAGATCCAGGCGAAGAACGTCGCCGACATGGTCTTCCACGAGGAGCAGGCCTCGTACCTGGCCGGTGTCGCCGCCGCCAAGGCCTCCAAGAAGGCGCACATCGGCTTCATCGGCGGTGTGGACATCCCGCTGATCCACAAGTTCGAGGCCGGGTACGTCCAGGGCGCCAAGTCGGTCAACCCGAGCATCAAGATCGAGTCGCAGTACCTGACCGAGACGGCTCAGGAAGGCGGCTTCTCCAGCCCCGACAAGGGCAAGGACGCGGCCGGCGGCCAGATCGAGGCCGGCGCGGACGTGCTGTACCACGCGGCCGGCCTGTCCGGTCAGGGCGTGATCACCGAGGCCGCCGCCAAGAAGGTGTGGGCCATCGGCGTCGACTCCGACCAGTACAACCAGAGCGCGCTGAAGGCGTACAAGGACTACGTCCTCGGCTCGGCCCTGAAGAACGTCGGCGGCGCCGTCTACGACCTCGTGAAGTCCGTCGTCGACGGCAAGCCGCTCTCCGGCGTGGTCCGCGGCAGCCTCTCCAACGACGGCGTCGGCTTCGCCGACTCCAACCCGAAGTACAAGGCGATGACGGACGTCGTCGCGGCCGTCGACAAGGCCAAGAAGGCCATCATCGACGGCACGGTCAAGGTCAACACCAAGTAACCGGCGGGTAACGTCCCCCACGGGCCCGCACCGGCCCCGGCTACGCCCTTACGGGCGTCCTTGCAGCCCATGCGCCCCTTGCCTCCCGCAAGGGGCGTTCTGCTGTCCGTAACCTGGGCTCCATCTGTGGCCACAGCTCGGTAACGGACCGGACAGAAGGGTTTTTCCGTCCGGTCTACGCGCGTTACGCTGCGGCGGAACCAGCGCCTGGTTTGGGCGCTTGCACAAAGGAGTCAAGTTCCATGCGCCGGGTGTCCCGAATCGCGGCTGCGGGTGTTGCCACCGCAGCTCTCGCCGTGACCGTTTCCGCTTGTGGAAGCTCGTCCACGTCGTCCTCCTCCTCCAACAGCAGCGACAAGAACCTGGGCCTCGCGCTCGCGTACGACGTCGGCGGCAAGGGTGACCAGTCCTTCAACGACGCCGCGACGGCCGGCCTGACCAAGGCCGACAAGGAGTTCGGCTACAAGTCCACCGCCGTCGAGCCGCAGGACGGCGAGTCGGACGCGGACAAGGTGCAGCGCCTGGAGAGCCTCGCCAAGCAGGGCTACAACCCGGTGATCGGCGTCGGCTTCGCCTACGCGCCGGCCGTCAAGGAGGTCGCGGCCAAGTACCCGAAGACCACCTTCGGCATCGTCGACGACGAGCAGATCAAGGCCGACAACGTCGCCGACCTCGTCTTCCACGAGGAGCAGGCCTCCTACCTGGCCGGCGTCGCCGCCGCCAAGGCCACCAAGACCAACACCGTCGGCTTCGTCGGCGGCGTGGACGTCCCGCTGATCCACAAGTTCGAGGCGGGCTTCAAGCAGGGCGTCACGGACACCAAGAAGGGCGTCACGGTCAAGTCGCAGTACCTGACCGAGACCGCCGCCGAGGGTGGCTTCTCCAGCCCCGACAAGGGTGAGAGCGCTGCCGAGGGCCAGATCGACGCCGGTGCGGACGTCGTCTACGCCGCCGCCGGTCTGTCCGGCCAGGGTGTCATCAAGGCCGCCAACGCCCACAAGGTCTGGGCCATCGGCGTCGACTCCGACCAGTACAAGCAGGACGCGCTGAAGGCGTACAAGGCCTCGATCCTCACCTCGGCCATGAAGAACGTCGAGGGCGCGGTCTACACGCTGGCCAAGTCCGTGCACGACGGCAAGCCGGCCACCGGCGTGGTCCGCGGCAGCCTCGAGAACGGCGGTGTGAGCGTGTCGAACTCGAACCCGACCTTCGCGAACAACGCCGACATCCAGGCCGCGATCAAGAAGGCCGAAGAGGGCATCAAGAACGGCTCCATCACGGTGAAGACCTCCTGACCCCACGGTGCTGAACCGGTCAGAACCCTTGGCCGCGGAGCCGCTGCAATGACAGCGTTACGGCCACGGAACGGGGCGCGGAGAGAATGTCTCCTCGCGCCCCGCTCGCGCGGCAGAATGCTCGGAACGGATCGAGCCTGATCGAGATTGCTCGCAGTGAGGCTTTCAAGATCGCTAAAGGTCGATTCGGGCCGGGCACTATTTAAAGCAGGGGCGCTACGCGCGTAGAGCGGCCCCTTTCCCAAGGAGAGTGCGCCATCGACGCGTCCAGCAGCCCTCCGCTCACCGCACAGTCGACGATCGCGGTTGAGCTGGCGGGGATCACCAAGCGCTTCCCCGGTGTCGTCGCCAACCACGACATCCACCTCGCCGTCCGCAAGGGCACCGTGCACGCCCTGGTCGGCGAGAACGGCGCCGGCAAGTCGACGCTGATGAAGATCCTGTACGGCATGCAGAAGCCGGACGAGGGCACCATCGCGATCGACGGCGAACAGGTGAGCTTCTCCAGCCCCGCCGACGCCATCGCGCGCGGCATCGGCATGGTCCACCAGCACTTCATGCTGGCGGACAACCTGACCGTGCTGGAGAACGTGGTGCTGGGCAGCGAGAAGCTGTACGGCATCGGCGGCAACGCCCGTAAGAAGATCAGGGAGATCTCCGACCGGTACGGCCTGGGCGTGCGCCCGGACGCCCTGGTCGAGGACCTCGGCGTCGCCGACCGGCAGCGCGTGGAGATCCTCAAGGTCCTCTTCCGCGGCGCCCGGACCCTCATCCTCGACGAGCCGACCGCCGTCCTCGTCCCGCAGGAGGTCGACGCGCTCTTCGACAACCTGCGCGAGCTGAAGTCCGAGGGCCTGTCCGTCATCTTCATCTCCCACAAGCTGGGCGAGGTCCTGTCCGTCGCCGACGAGATCACGGTCATCCGGCGCGGGACGACCGTCGGCACCGCCGTCCCGGCCGAGACGACCCCGCGTCAGCTCGCCGAGATGATGGTCGGCAGCGAGCTGCCCACCCCGGAGACCGCCGAGTCCACGGTCACCGACAAGCCCGTCATCCAGGTCGCCGACCTCACTGTCTACGCCAGCGGCGGCGCCTCCATGGGCGTCGAGGCCGAGCCCACCGGCGGCGCCACACTGGCCCCGGAGGGCGGCGAGGTCAAGAGGGTCCTCGACGGCGTCAGCTTCACCATCCACGCCGGCGAGGTCATGGGCATCGCCGGCGTCGAGGGCAACGGCCAGACCGAGCTGATCGACGCGCTGATCGGCATCAAGAACGCCGACTCCGGCACCATCGCCTTCCTCGGCGAGGACATCACCCCCTGGCCCACCCGCAGGCGGCGCCAGTCCGGCGTCGGCTACATCCCCGAGGACCGCCACCGCCAGGGCCTGCTCCTGGAAGCCCCCCTCTGGGAGAACCGCATCCTCGGCCATGTCACCGAGGCCCCCAACGCCAAGGGCTTCTGGCTCAACCCCAAGGGCGCCCAGGCCGACACCCGCCGGATCGTCGAGGAGTTCGACGTCCGCACCCCCGGCATCGACGTCACCGCGGCCTCGCTCTCCGGCGGCAACCAGCAGAAGCTGATCGTCGGCCGCGAGATGAGCCACAACCCGAAGTTCCTGATCGCCGCCCACCCCACCCGCGGTGTGGACGTCGGCGCGCAGGCCCAGATCTGGGACCGCATCCGCGAGGCCCGCCGCGAGGGCCTGGCGGTGCTGCTGATCTCCGCCGACCTCGACGAGCTGATCGGCCTGTCGGACACCCTGCGCGTGATCTACAACGGCAGGCTGGTCGCGGACGCCGACCCCGCCACCGTCACCCCGGAGGAGCTCGGCTCCGCCATGACCGGCGCCGCGACCGGTCACCTGGAACACGTGGACGACGCGGAAACCACCGAGGAAGCTGCCGGTCCGGAGGACGAGGCCCGATGAAGAAGTTCGACAAGGAGCGCGTGCTCCTCGCGGTGGCCGGCCCGGTCATCGCGCTCGTCGCGGCGATCCTGCTGACCTCGGTCGTGCTGATCGCCTCGGGCAAGAGCCCGATCGAGCCGTACACGCTCATGCTGGAGCAGGCCGGCTACTCCGACGTCCAGGTCCTGATCATCAACCAGGCCTCGATGTACTACATCGCCGCCCTGTCGGTCGCCATCGGCTTCCGCATGAACCTGTTCAACATCGGCGTCGACGGCCAGTACCGCCTCGCCGCCATGATGACCGCCGTCGTCGGCGCCAACGTCGCCCTGCCGGCCGGCCTGCAGATCCCGCTGCTGCTCCTGGTCGGCGTCCTCACCGGCGCCTTCTGGGCCGGCATCGCGGGCGTCCTGAAGGTGACCCGGGGCGTCAGCGAGGTCGTCGCCACGATCATGCTGAACGCGATCGCCACCAGCGTCATCGGCTACCTCACCCTCGACAACATCTGGGGCGTGCAGGTCGGCAACAACAACACGACCGGTGTCATGAAGGACTCCGGCTGGGTCCCCGGCATCGACCTGGGCGCGGACGTCGGCGAGATCTACGGCCTGGTCTTCCTCGCCATCGCCCTCGGCATCGTCTACTGGGTCGTCCTCAACCGCACCCGCTTCGGCTTCGACCTGCGCGCCACCGGCGAGTCCGAGACGGCCGCCGCGGCCTCCGGCGTCGACGCCAAGAGGATGATCCTCACCGCGATGCTGATCTCCGGCGGCATCGCGGGCCTGTCCGGCCTGCCCCTGCTGCTCGGCGACGCCCACACCTACAGCCTGAGCTTCCCCACCGGTCTCGGCTTCACCGGCATCACCATCGCCCTGCTCGGCCGCAACAACCCGATCGGCATCGCCTTCGCCGCGCTGCTGATCGCCTTCCTCGACAAGGCCTCTCCCGCCCTCGACTACGCCACCCCGGTGGCGTACGAGAAGGAGATCGCCACGATCATGCAGGGCGTCATCGTCTTCGCGGTCGTCATCTCGTACGAGGCCGTACGCCAGTGGGGTCTGCGCCGCCAGCAGAGGCGCGTCGGCGCCGAGCTCGCCGCGGCCGCCGCCCAGAACACCAAGAAGGAGGTGTCGGCCTGATGTCCACGACCACCGTCGCCAAGCCGCAGGCGAAGAAGCCCGGCAAGGGCCGCCGCATGTCGCTCCCGGTCCTCCTGCTGGTCATCGCGGGTGTCCTGGTGCTGACCTCGATCGTCCGTCTCATCACCGGCGCGGACGGCATCACCTCCACCGGCCAGATGTCCACGGCCCTCCGGCTCGCCGTCCCGATCGGCCTGGCCGGTCTGGGCGGTCTGTGGGCCGAGCGCGCGGGCGTCGTCAACATCGGCCTCGAAGGCATGATGATCCTCGGCACCTGGTTCGGCGCCTGGGCCGGCTACCAGTGGGGCCCGTGGACGGGCGTCGTCTTCGGCATCGTCGGCGGCGCGCTCGGCGCCGTCCTGCACGCCATCGCGACCGTCACCTTCAACGTGAACCACATCGTCTCCGGTGTCGCGATCAACATCCTGGCCGTCGGCACCACCCGCTACCTGTCGAAGTTCACCTTCGAGGGCGCCCCGCAGGGCTCCTCCAAGCAGTCCCCGCCGATCGACTCGCTGGGCACCTTCGACATCCCTGGCCTGTCGAGCTGGCTGGACACGCTCAACCAGAAGCACTGGTTCCTGATCTCGGACATCGCCGGCCTGGTCGGCGGTCTGATCACCAACCTGTCGCCGCTGACCGTCGTCGCCGTCGCCCTCGTCCCGGCCACCTGGTGGGTGCTGTGGCGCACCGCGTTCGGCCTGCGGCTGCGGTCCTGCGGCGAGAACCCGGTGGCCGCGGAGTCCCTCGGCGTCAACGTCTACAAGTACAAGTACATCGCCGTGATCATCTCCGGCGGCTTCGCCGGCCTCGGCGGCGCGTTCCTGTCGATCGTGGCGTCCAACGTCTACCTGGACGGCCAGACGGCCGGCCGCGGCTACATCGGCCTCGCCGCGATGATCTTCGGCAACTGGATGCCGGGCGGACTCGCCCTCGGCGCGGGCCTGTTCGGCTACACCGACAGCCTCAACCTGCGCGGCGGCACGACCAACGTGCACGCGCTGATCCTGCTGCTGGCGATCCTGCTGGTGTTCGGCGCGGCCTACCTGGCGTGGAAGAAGAAGTACGTCCCCGCCGTCGTCACCGCGCTGATCTCGGCCCTGATGTTCGTCTGGTACCTCGGCACGGACGAGGTCCCGCGCCAGGTCGTCACGGCCGCGCCGTACGTCGTCACCCTGCTGGTCCTCTCGCTGTCCGCGCAGTCGCTGAGGATGCCCAAGGCGGACGGCATGCCGTACCGGAAGGGCCAGGGCAAGTGACCCCGCGGTCCGACGCCGACTGGGACGCGCTGCGCGAGCTGGCCCGCGAGGCCATGTCCCACGCGTACGCCCCCTACTCGGGCTACCCGGTCGGGGTCGCGGCCCTCGTGGACGACGGCCGCACGGTCTCCGGCTGCAACGTCGAGAACGCCTCCTACGGGCTCGGCCTGTGCGCCGAGTGCGGGCTGGTCTCGGAGCTCCAGCGGACCGGCGGCGGCCGGCTCACGCACTTCACCTGCGTGGACGGCCGGGGCGAGATCCTCGTCCCGTGCGGCCGCTGCCGCCAGCTGCTGTACGAGTTCGGCGGCCCGGAGCTGTTGCTGGAGACGCCGGCGGGGATCCTCCCGCTGTCGGAGATGCTCCCGCAGGCCTTCGGCCCGGACCACCTCACCAAGTAACTCCCGCGCGGCCCCTCTGACTGGCGCAGAGGGGCCGCGCACTTTATGAACGTCGGAAGGAAAGCCATGGCCATGGACGCCGTCTCCGTCATCCGCACCAAGCGGGACCGCGGTGAGCTCAGTGACGAGCAGATCGACTGGGTCATCGACGCGTACACCCGCGGGGAGGTGGCCGACTACCAGATGGCCGCTCTCAACATGGCGATCCTCCTCAACGGCATGGACCGCCGGGAGATCGCCCGCTGGACGGCCGCGATGATCGCCTCCGGCGAGCGCATGGACTTCTCGTCCCTGTCCCGCCCGACGGCCGACAAGCACTCCACGGGCGGCGTCGGCGACAAGATCACGCTGCCGCTGGCCCCCCTGGTGGCGGCCTGCGGCGCGGCGGTCCCCCAGCTCTCGGGCCGCGGCCTCGGCCACACCGGCGGCACCCTGGACAAGCTGGAGTCGATCCCGGGCTGGCGCGCCCTGCTCTCCAACGAGGAGATGCTGTCGGTGCTGGACTCCACGGGCGCGGTGATCTGCGCGGCGGGCGACGGCCTGGCCCCGGCCGACAAGAAGCTGTACGCGCTGCGGGACGTGACCGGCACGGTGGAGGCGATCCCGCTGATCGCCTCGTCGATCATGTCGAAGAAGATCGCGGAGGGCACGGGCTCCCTGGTCCTGGACGTGAAGGTGGGCACGGGCGCCTTCATGAAGACGATCGAGGACGCGCGGGAGCTGGCGTCCACGATGGTGGGCCTCGGCACGGACCACGGCGTGAAGACGGTCGCGCTCCTGACGGACATGTCGACCCCCCTGGGCCTGACGGCGGGCAACGCCCTGGAGGTCAGGGAGTCGGTGGAGGTCCTGGCGGGCGGAGGCCCGTCGGACGTCGTCGAACTGACCCTCGCCCTGGCCCGCGAAATGCTGGACGCGGCGGGTGTGAAGGACGCCGACCCGGCGAAGGCCCTGGCCGACGGCTCGGCCATGGACGTCTGGCGCCGCATGATCAGGGCCCAGGGCGGTGACCCGGACGCGGTGCTTGCGACGGCGAAGGAACAGCACGTGGTGAAGGCGACCGCCTCGGGCGTCCTGACCCGCCTCGACGCCTACGACATCGGCATCGCCGCCTGGCGCCTCGGCGCGGGGCGCGCCCGCAAGGAGGACCCGGTGCAGGCGGGCGCGGGCGTGGAACTGCACGCCAAGCCTGGCGACACGGTGACCGAGGGCCAGCCCCTGCTGACCCTGCACACGGACACCCCGGAGCGCTTCGAGTACGCGCTGGAGGCGGTGGCGGGCTCGTACGACATCAGCGCGCCGGGCACGGCGTTCACGGCGTCGCCGGTGGTGCTGGAACGTATCGCCTGACCTGGCCCGCGGCCGGAGGCCGCTGATGGCACAGCCCCCTTTCGGGTGAACGGGATCGGTGGACCGCCGCCGGTCCCGTTCGGCATGCTGGGATCGGTGACGCACCGATAGGACACCGCCATGAGCGCACTCACCGTCAGCCAGGACCCCGAGCAGAGCTGGGACGACCTCGTCCGGTTCTGGGAGGAGATGGAATGGCCTGAGAACACACGGAGGCGGATACCTACATTCCGGCCGCACTGGCCGAACTCGTCGTCGAGGTCACCTCGAAGTCCAACGCTCGGCACGACCGCGTCAGCAAACCCGCCACCTACGCCACGGCGGGCATCCCGCTCTACCTCCTCGTCGACCGGTGGGCCCCCGAAGGCCCCACCGCGACGCTCTACGGAGAGCCGAAGGGCGACGTCTACCGTCCGCTGAGTACCGCGAAGTTCGGTGAGCCCCTCAAGTTCCCTGCGCCCTTCGACCTCGTCATCGACACCAGCGAGTTCCCGGCCGAGTAGACACCCGCCCCGCGGTCCCGATGAGTTGCGGCCGTTCGTCCGGTCTACAGATCGTGGAAGCGACGACACCCCCCGTACTCACCCTGACCGGCCCCGTCACCCGCCCCCAGGTGACGGGGCTCGCCGACGACGTACGGGCGCTGATTGAGGCCGCCGGTGCCGCGGTCGTCATCTGTGACGTCGCCGGGATCGGGCCGCCGGGGCTCGCCGTCGTCGACCTGCTGGCGCGGCTCCAGCTGGCCGCCCGGCGGGCCGGGGGGTGGATACGGCTGCGTGGCCCCGATCCCGCGCTACGCGCCCTGCTCGACCTCGTCGACCTCCCCATCCAGGTGGAGGGGGAGGTCGAAGAGGGGGAACCAGCGTTGGGTGTCGAGGTAGAAGTGGAATCCGGTGAGGCGGCCGTCTGAGATCTCCAGGACCTGGATCGACCAGGGGGTGTAGCCGCCCTTCTCCGGGTCCGGCTTGTACTGGGCGAAGCCCGGCAGGCCGTTGACCTGGACCGGCAGCAGGCGCGAGCCCTCGCAGGCGGAGCCGAGCGTGGTCATGAAGCCGGTGATGTCGTCGTGGCCGGTCAGCCACAGGTCGAACGGCGGCATCGTCATGACGGCGTCCTCGTGGAGGAGGGCCGTCAGGGCCGTCATGTCGTAGCCCTCGAAGGCCGCCACGTAGCGTTCGAGGAGTTTCTTCTGCTCTTCGTCCAGCGGGTCGGACACCGCCGCGTTCGCCCCGGAGGCCTCCCGCTCGGAGAGCGTGGCCCGAGCCCGCTGGAGCGCGCTGTTGACCGAGGCGACCGTGGTGTCGAGCAGCTCGGCGACCTCGCTCGCCTTCCACGCCAGCACCTCGCGCAGGATCAGTACCGCCCGCTGCTTCGGCGGGAGCTGCTGCAGTGCGGCCATGAAGGCGAGGCGCACCGACTCCTTCGCGACCGCCGCCTCCGCGGGGTCCTCCACCGTCGGCAGCACGCGGGCGTCCGGCATCGGCTCCAGCCAGGTGTTGTCGGGGCGGGGGGCGAGCGCCGCCTGGGCGAGGGGGGTGGATTCGGACAGGTCCATCGGTCTGGCGCGCTTGTTGCCGGCCCTCAGCATGTCCAGGCACACGTTCGTCGCGATGCGGTACAGCCACGAGCGCAGGCTGGAGCGGCCCTCGAACCTGTCGTAGCTCCGCCAGGCACGCACCAGGGTGTCCTGCACCGCGTCCTCCGCCTCGAAGGAGGAGCCGAGCATGCGGTAGCAGTAGCCGGTCAGTTCTGTCCGGTGCTTCTCCAGTGCGACGTCGAGGTCCGTCGTCGCCGTGCTGTTGCCCATCGTCCACCCACCCCTGTGGCCGTCCTGTCACGCGCCTCTGCGCCCAGCACTTCGGAAGCTACCGCAGCCCACTGACAATGGCCCGCCGGGTCGGCAAAGCAGCAGGTCAAATGCCTGACACGCCACTCGTCACACCAGTTGCTTCACCGACATCAGCAGATGCCGGTGCGCCTCGGGCGCGTCCGCCGAACCCAGCAGCGCCCGCTGCCCCGTCCCCAGCAGCTCCACCCGCAGTCGCGGCGCCTCGAAGGAGGCGAGCGCGTCCAGCAGGAACGCCGGGTTGAACGCCACGCTCACTTCCTCGGCGCCGGTCAGCCCGGCGGGCAGCCGCTGCGTGGCCACGTCGTCGCCGTACCCGGCGCGCAGCAGGACGGACCCCGCCGAGAAGTCCAGCCGCACCGGACTGTTCGCCTCCGCCACCACCGCGACCCGCCGCACGGCCTCCGTCAGCGCCCCGCACTCCACCTCGGCGACCGAGGCCCCCGCCATGTCGAACAGCTTTCCGTAGGCCGGCAGCCGCCCGTCCAGCGGCCGTACGACCGACCGCATCCGCCCGCCCTCGAACCCGATCGGCCCGCCCCCGGACGCCCCGTCGAGCCCGATCCGCACGACCCCGCAGCGCGCCAGCGACCGGGCCACCTCCAGCAGCCGCCGCGCCGGCACGAGCGCCTCCACCACACCCGGGGCGGCCGCCTCGGGCTTCCACTCCAACCGCCGCACCGCGTACCGGTAGCGGTCCGACGCCGCCAGCGTCATCTCCCCGCCGTCCAGAAGCAGTTGGACGCCCGTGAGCACCGGCAGCGTGTCGTCGCGGCCCGCCGCCACCGCGACCTGGGCGACGGCCGTGGCGAACGCGGCCGCGTCCACGGTGCCGTACGCCTGTGGTGGCGCGGGCGGGGTGGGGTACTCCTCGCGCGGGAGGGTCGACAGGCCGAAGCTGGTGCCGCCCGCCTCGACCGTGAACCGCGTGCCCTCCAGGGAACAGCTCACCGGCCCGTCCGGCAGCACCTTGCAGATGTCGAGGAGCCTGCGCCCGAGAACGAGCACGCGCCCGTCGACGCCGACCTCGGCGTCCGTCTCGATCCGCGCCGCCGTCTCGAAGTCGAACCCCGACACGCTCAGCCGCCCGGCCGCCGCGTCCAGCAGCAGCCCGCCCAGCACGGGCACCGGCGTACGGGCCGGCAGCGC
Coding sequences within it:
- a CDS encoding BMP family lipoprotein; amino-acid sequence: MSRRTRFSRAAVTVAVVALAAAGCGKSSTDSKSSDSESSSGTYSGKGIGLAYDIGGKGDQSFNDAAYAGFQKAEKEFKLGGQDIEPQDGESDADKVQRLTQLAQAGYNPVIGVGFAYAPAVKEVAAKFPKITFGIIDDEQIQAKNVADMVFHEEQASYLAGVAAAKASKKAHIGFIGGVDIPLIHKFEAGYVQGAKSVNPSIKIESQYLTETAQEGGFSSPDKGKDAAGGQIEAGADVLYHAAGLSGQGVITEAAAKKVWAIGVDSDQYNQSALKAYKDYVLGSALKNVGGAVYDLVKSVVDGKPLSGVVRGSLSNDGVGFADSNPKYKAMTDVVAAVDKAKKAIIDGTVKVNTK
- a CDS encoding BMP family lipoprotein, giving the protein MRRVSRIAAAGVATAALAVTVSACGSSSTSSSSSNSSDKNLGLALAYDVGGKGDQSFNDAATAGLTKADKEFGYKSTAVEPQDGESDADKVQRLESLAKQGYNPVIGVGFAYAPAVKEVAAKYPKTTFGIVDDEQIKADNVADLVFHEEQASYLAGVAAAKATKTNTVGFVGGVDVPLIHKFEAGFKQGVTDTKKGVTVKSQYLTETAAEGGFSSPDKGESAAEGQIDAGADVVYAAAGLSGQGVIKAANAHKVWAIGVDSDQYKQDALKAYKASILTSAMKNVEGAVYTLAKSVHDGKPATGVVRGSLENGGVSVSNSNPTFANNADIQAAIKKAEEGIKNGSITVKTS
- a CDS encoding ABC transporter ATP-binding protein, coding for MDASSSPPLTAQSTIAVELAGITKRFPGVVANHDIHLAVRKGTVHALVGENGAGKSTLMKILYGMQKPDEGTIAIDGEQVSFSSPADAIARGIGMVHQHFMLADNLTVLENVVLGSEKLYGIGGNARKKIREISDRYGLGVRPDALVEDLGVADRQRVEILKVLFRGARTLILDEPTAVLVPQEVDALFDNLRELKSEGLSVIFISHKLGEVLSVADEITVIRRGTTVGTAVPAETTPRQLAEMMVGSELPTPETAESTVTDKPVIQVADLTVYASGGASMGVEAEPTGGATLAPEGGEVKRVLDGVSFTIHAGEVMGIAGVEGNGQTELIDALIGIKNADSGTIAFLGEDITPWPTRRRRQSGVGYIPEDRHRQGLLLEAPLWENRILGHVTEAPNAKGFWLNPKGAQADTRRIVEEFDVRTPGIDVTAASLSGGNQQKLIVGREMSHNPKFLIAAHPTRGVDVGAQAQIWDRIREARREGLAVLLISADLDELIGLSDTLRVIYNGRLVADADPATVTPEELGSAMTGAATGHLEHVDDAETTEEAAGPEDEAR
- a CDS encoding ABC transporter permease, whose product is MKKFDKERVLLAVAGPVIALVAAILLTSVVLIASGKSPIEPYTLMLEQAGYSDVQVLIINQASMYYIAALSVAIGFRMNLFNIGVDGQYRLAAMMTAVVGANVALPAGLQIPLLLLVGVLTGAFWAGIAGVLKVTRGVSEVVATIMLNAIATSVIGYLTLDNIWGVQVGNNNTTGVMKDSGWVPGIDLGADVGEIYGLVFLAIALGIVYWVVLNRTRFGFDLRATGESETAAAASGVDAKRMILTAMLISGGIAGLSGLPLLLGDAHTYSLSFPTGLGFTGITIALLGRNNPIGIAFAALLIAFLDKASPALDYATPVAYEKEIATIMQGVIVFAVVISYEAVRQWGLRRQQRRVGAELAAAAAQNTKKEVSA
- a CDS encoding ABC transporter permease — encoded protein: MSTTTVAKPQAKKPGKGRRMSLPVLLLVIAGVLVLTSIVRLITGADGITSTGQMSTALRLAVPIGLAGLGGLWAERAGVVNIGLEGMMILGTWFGAWAGYQWGPWTGVVFGIVGGALGAVLHAIATVTFNVNHIVSGVAINILAVGTTRYLSKFTFEGAPQGSSKQSPPIDSLGTFDIPGLSSWLDTLNQKHWFLISDIAGLVGGLITNLSPLTVVAVALVPATWWVLWRTAFGLRLRSCGENPVAAESLGVNVYKYKYIAVIISGGFAGLGGAFLSIVASNVYLDGQTAGRGYIGLAAMIFGNWMPGGLALGAGLFGYTDSLNLRGGTTNVHALILLLAILLVFGAAYLAWKKKYVPAVVTALISALMFVWYLGTDEVPRQVVTAAPYVVTLLVLSLSAQSLRMPKADGMPYRKGQGK
- a CDS encoding cytidine deaminase; protein product: MTPRSDADWDALRELAREAMSHAYAPYSGYPVGVAALVDDGRTVSGCNVENASYGLGLCAECGLVSELQRTGGGRLTHFTCVDGRGEILVPCGRCRQLLYEFGGPELLLETPAGILPLSEMLPQAFGPDHLTK
- a CDS encoding thymidine phosphorylase translates to MDAVSVIRTKRDRGELSDEQIDWVIDAYTRGEVADYQMAALNMAILLNGMDRREIARWTAAMIASGERMDFSSLSRPTADKHSTGGVGDKITLPLAPLVAACGAAVPQLSGRGLGHTGGTLDKLESIPGWRALLSNEEMLSVLDSTGAVICAAGDGLAPADKKLYALRDVTGTVEAIPLIASSIMSKKIAEGTGSLVLDVKVGTGAFMKTIEDARELASTMVGLGTDHGVKTVALLTDMSTPLGLTAGNALEVRESVEVLAGGGPSDVVELTLALAREMLDAAGVKDADPAKALADGSAMDVWRRMIRAQGGDPDAVLATAKEQHVVKATASGVLTRLDAYDIGIAAWRLGAGRARKEDPVQAGAGVELHAKPGDTVTEGQPLLTLHTDTPERFEYALEAVAGSYDISAPGTAFTASPVVLERIA
- a CDS encoding STAS domain-containing protein; this encodes MSCGRSSGLQIVEATTPPVLTLTGPVTRPQVTGLADDVRALIEAAGAAVVICDVAGIGPPGLAVVDLLARLQLAARRAGGWIRLRGPDPALRALLDLVDLPIQVEGEVEEGEPALGVEVEVESGEAAV